A genomic region of Octopus sinensis linkage group LG2, ASM634580v1, whole genome shotgun sequence contains the following coding sequences:
- the LOC115222763 gene encoding uncharacterized protein LOC115222763 isoform X2 — MNASGGVPAMDGAFERFITAAIATIITIMFSWRLLTDVNEYDSTIPIISPPPPRLKHLTEDNRETDDSNDYDNFSDADDEAEIEPATCQFRTFAFAMPASRQHSDHSIPGVTSHSNIPSAAEMSNVRYHSTNRADDCYQTMAIPRTTDIPGGCAEQEISYQPVEPLGLKANNTAVAATGSSSSSSCNNTVTAAASSTDIKVGSTVRSHPIVAKRETGKTVFTLSSASPLQQVVSPPPLEGVHTRPRLPSLQLGGNSPPQNLLASDDSLMTTTPRRSSHTSIEAPTTTPPCLSSSSTSTNVSRSSLTQTSSRGSQVKRPPPPLPPRRPQGSGGGGGDVTHTTINNNNNNYDNISSTTTSIASPNDRNTNATNTHTSTGDQTKKPAAAPILGRRAMANNNKNNVANKNESCQSTSSSNNSSRGSSSSGSSTSGSTSSLVCNREFRNIVDDDDFKQMVPSREMNFFRPRHRYCPPPPSPSNVHYYDIDSDSDSDSEVFYFNGLEPIEEEDSDDLSSDSDRCEEYEVKGSYPPSVIHHDYHDDDNNNFHTFNRSSSGSLGSSYKQPSSFSLTGVPARGNAGLLFSSHPGDAAATTTINNRTASLLSASSSHHHNNNISSSSNSTSISSSPRQHGRSFTTENKNSEAAKICEGSSVDTSFTSPYVSSSDEPTEREEPEEKGKETRPYSVVEECDQPRYEDDDTSRDNNNVTYTHATATVEQAPIICPPKQLFNVLPSSTSSFSLSNTHSTSVLTPPEPPPPPPPTTITITTTATVDNVISTNNIPVQHMYRGNNNGDTISYTSKVCAEEQSGFVTMPPPPPSSDHYQQQQQQQESRASGFGQVDNIDSTSKQTTVRSTEELSNSLKKSSVTARPLSQTIGDLSDTSRDLTTYNENALLTFTTSTNERSQRIKDDSVNPAQTPQKSRERSYSDGDVNPDEETCSSPSESTHGLMLDIRANATTKEETESYGDEFLIMGKNNLQNFQTPSPDVYCSNQSNWPIQLYFDATKSNAAENPPRGFTFSYSEPGETAYKARSYYVENYDNNSNTLNNNNVHHEYDDRRNMSELNENNNLSADDLTFTPPRDYVDNPVRFASDDINVFTASKLDNGPVIITRALSMTEAEPSRQPDNYTSLEQQNRYLSNYKEPESMETTSSRVQHGEGNQPRRTYSEQEAVENVLQYDGLTEKDLYINKYSDYVQSDYVTLVTLEKSYPDILKKGSFIENSQDINSNDYVREESMEDSVFPDVVKKDTYPVSSSHQGTVDHAHVLTFPDVLNKGIVEKTEDVISEDFTVLECKEKRPFPDIVDGQAYHVNEHAGYGQNYSVMQEAAEKTGFPDIVNREEFHLDRHLQETQQGYTMESKLLVHQEPKEDIIKNEIPVDYSSRLDTKEKPSSDSTRNSSYVSHVEMGAVLKPPSLIKNENLVPDTYSLTTSVDPVRKVTVSPESLSSSELGLKTEPAASEELVSSMDSEVEFEVFKSECLAHSEDYSSLLSLEKLDESGNMYPSQHEMSSNKADSENYEGSLSLEEYDELADLVSDQLSPPLTSALHRPLTVNTHIGGSRQVPLVRRKINAVRKRYFGSENNVSDLVEDENSVSNRFARYRKTSLRALKRRDAAKRLSLHNDPEAIHASRIRPSKSLSHISQLYLRSEPVCKYPRPPFHEIHPDCILSPGNADNLEESIQAASIDNLESCLSQYDSFCSLVETDIDTGETTERRFSFDSEAFEIPFSFQQSYFGKSTSLMDLRSEQQQVRRSTGKSRFADRNVPKSKSMQTLETNLDDDDDEDDLLGESSFRRVPSIHELRVSRSLQKLNVPAWYKNSSVSRSGSCILNRDNDSMKSFDWRFNASLTSSPASSIISHQAPVVIKTRVTPSYTRSYSAPLKTPKLVLPPKPANVRLPSDQFRNQEKPKGLMPIPIVPFLKIREMFEKKSQENNSQPTFPAPVSPVSKTPVKNSKPEPPKRITPVKPDSISQSKKSPVSPGFSPALRIDEAIEETNEEEELMEDAVDAVSYSYTSTQPNVTPVKYEIANVSAPGPVTLSTAPPLTNGNSTHVPEGRHVYFNNSPIVETCAEVSNHEVHEQYHTVDQAAPIIRRPVARRPVEADIQQQQQQQLQQQQDEPSAKATLSESKAPSETETTQDDSESKEKSRKVVKVSERVQMYDQASSSKEPEKNKASKEKDWKPKIFSFRDNKVAKSQPKQTPPQPPPPKAKLPVPFFRNRKETTV, encoded by the exons ATGAATGCGTCAGGCGGAGTCCCAGCTATGGACGGAGCGTTCGAACGGTTTATCACGGCCGCCATCGctaccatcattactatcatgTTTTCTTGGAGACTCTTAACCGATGTCAACGAGTACGACTCCACCATTCCCATCATTTCCCCTCCACCGCCCAGACTGAAGCATCTCACAGAAGACAACCGGGAAACAGATGATAGTAATGATTACGATAACTTTTCAGACGCTGACGACGAAGCTGAAATCGAACCCGCGACCTGCCAATTCAGAACCTTTGCTTTTGCAATGCCAGCGAGCCGCCAACATTCCGATCACAGCATTCCAGGTGTAACCAGTCATTCTAACATTCCGAGTGCAGCAGAGATGAGCAACGTTCGTTATCATTCCACAAACAGAGCTGACGACTGTTATCAAACGATGGCGATACCCAGAACGACAGACATACCTGGCGGATGTGCGGAGCAGGAGATAAGTTATCAACCTGTCGAGCCATTAGGCCTGAAGGCAAATaacacagcagtagcagcaactggtagtagtagtagtagtagttgtaataatacagttactgctgctgcttctagtaCAGACATTAAAGTAGGCAGCACGGTAAGAAGCCACCCTATTGTAGCTAAGAGAGAGACAGGTAAAACTGTTTTTACGTTGAGTTCCGCCTCGCCGCTCCAACAAGTTGTATCACCCCCTCCGCTGGAAGGTGTTCACACCAGACCAAGGCTGCCCTCACTTCAGCTCGGCGGCAATTCTCCTCCGCAAAACCTCCTCGCTTCTGACGACTCGCTAATGACGACCACACCGAGACGTTCGTCTCACACTTCTATCgaagcaccaacaacaacaccaccatgtctttcttcttcttctacatcgaCAAACGTAAGTCGTTCTTCTTTAACTCAAACGTCGAGTCGTGGATCTCAGGTGAAGCGACCACCTCCGCCATTGCCGCCTCGACGACCTCAAGgtagcggcggtggcggtggtgatgttaCACACACcactattaacaacaacaacaataactatgataatatttcttctactactacctCTATTGCTAGTCCAAATGACCGTAATACTAAtgctaccaacacacacacatcgactgGCGATCAAACTAAAAAACCTGCCGCCGCTCCTATATTAGGAAGACGAGCCATGgcgaacaacaataaaaataatgttgcTAACAAAAACGAAAGCTGTCAGTCCACAAGTAgcagcaataatagtagtagaggcagcagcagtagtggtagtagtaccagTGGTAGTACCAGCAGTCTTGTGTGTAACCGTGAGTTTCGAAATATTGTCGACGACGATGACTTCAAACAAATGGTACCCAGCCGTGAAATGAATTTCTTTCGTCCAAGGCATCGATATTGCCCTCCGCCGCCCTCGCCGTCCAATGTCCACTACTACGATATCGATTCCGACTCAGACAGCGACTCCGAAGTTTTCTATTTCAACGGTCTGGAACCGATCGAGGAAGAAGACTCAGACGATCTATCCTCCGACAGCGATCGATGCGAGGAGTACGAAGTGAAAGGAAGCTACCCACCCTCCGTCATTCACCACGactaccacgacgacgacaacaacaattttcACACCTtcaacagaagcagcagcggcAGCCTCGGCAGCAGCTACAAGCAACCCAGTTCGTTTAGTCTTACAGGTGTTCCAGCACGTGGCAATGCAGGTCTGTTATTTTCATCTCACCCTGGtgacgctgctgctactactaccatcaacaATCGAACGGCATCGTTGCTGTCTGCCAGCAGcagtcatcatcataataataatattagtagtagtagcaacagcaccAGCATCAGCAGCTCGCCTCGCCAGCATGGCAGAAGTTTTACGactgaaaacaaaaacagtgaAGCTGCTAAGATTTGCGAGGGAAGTTCTGTGGATACGTCCTTCACGTCCCCTTATGTGTCGAGCAGCGATGAACCGACGGAGAGAGAAGAGCCGGAGGAGAAAGGCAAAGAAACAAGGCCATACAGTGTAGTAGAGGAATGTGACCAACCCAGGTACGAGGATGACGACACGAGTCGAGATAATAACAATGTCACCTACACACACGCTACAGCGACTGTTGAACAGGCACCCATTATATGTCCACCTAAGCAATTGTTTAATGTGCTGCCGTCCTCCACTTCGTCGTTTTCTCTATCAAACACTCATTCAACGTCAGTATTAACGCCGCCagaaccaccaccgccgccgccgccaacaacaataacaataacaacaacagctacagttGATAATGTGATATCTACTAATAACATTCCAGTCCAACATATGTATAGAGGTAATAACAATGGAGATACGATAAGCTATACATCGAAAGTTTGTGCAGAGGAACAGTCGGGTTTTGTTACgatgcctcctcctcctccaagttctgaccactaccaacaacaacaacagcagcaagagtCTCGTGCCAGTGGTTTTGGTCAGGTGGACAATATCGATTCAACAAGCAAACAAACGACAGTTCGGTCGACGGAGGAACTGAGCAACTCGTTGAAGAAATCCTCGGTGACCGCTCGACCCCTCAGCCAGACCATCGGCGATTTAAGTGACACGTCACGTGATTTGACCACTTACAATGAAAATGCACTTTTGACTTTCACAACGTCCACGAACGAACGTTCACAGCGAATCAAGGACGATTCCGTAAACCCTGCACAGACTCCTCAAAAGTCTCGGGAGCGATCTTATTCCGATGGCGATGTCAACCCAGATGAAGAAACCTGCAGCAGTCCATCTGAAAGTACTCATGGTCTTATGCTCGATATCCGAGCTAACGCTACAACGAAAGAGGAAACCGAGTCGTATGGAGATGAATTCCTAATCATGGGGAAAAATAATCTACAGAATTTCCAGACTCCTTCACCGGATGTATACTGTTCCAACCAATCCAACTGGCCCATCCAGCTCTACTTTGATGCTACCAAATCCAATGCTGCCGAGAATCCACCTCGTGGTTTTACGTTTTCCTACTCGGAGCCGGGCGAAACGGCCTACAAAGCTCGTAGTTATTACGTCGAGAactacgacaacaacagcaacactttgAACAACAACAATGTTCACCATGAATATGATGACCGTCGGAATATGTCAGAgcttaatgagaataataatttaTCTGCAGATGATCTAACGTTTACTCCACCAAGGGACTATGTCGATAACCCAGTGAGATTTGCTTCTGATGATATTAATGTCTTTACAGCTAGCAAGCTTGACAATGGCCCAGTGATAATTACAAGGGCCTTGTCGATGACGGAGGCTGAACCAAGTAGACAACCTGACAACTACACCAGTCTTGAACAGCAAAACAGATATCTGTCAAATTATAAGGAACCAGAGAGTATGGAAACTACATCATCTCGAGTACAGCATGGAGAAGGGAACCAACCACGAAGGACTTACAGCGAACAGGAAGCCGTGGAGAATGTTTTACAGTACGATGGATTAACCGAGAAGGATTTATATATTAACAAGTATTCGGATTACGTTCAGAGTGATTACGTTACCCTTGTTACTTTGGAAAAATCATACCCTGACATTTTAAAAAAAGGGAGTTTCATTGAAAATAGCCAGGATATAAATTCCAATGATTACGTTAGGGAGGAGAGTATGGAAGACAGTGTGTTTCCTGACGTGGTAAAAAAAGATACATACCCCGTCAGCTCCTCACATCAGGGTACTGTCGATCATGCACATGTATTGACTTTTCCTGATGTGTTAAACAAAGGAATCGTTGAAAAAACAGAGGATGTGATTTCTGAGGATTTTACCGTATTAGAGTGTAAAGAGAAACGACCATTTCCTGATATTGTTGATGGACAAGCTTACCATGTTAATGAGCACGCAGGTTATGGTCAGAATTATTCTGTAATGCAGGAAGCGGCAGAAAAAACAGGTTTTCCTGATATAGTAAATAGAGAAGAATTCCATTTGGACAGACATTTACAAGAGACTCAGCAGGGTTACACAATGGAAAGTAAATTACTTGTTCATCAAGAACCAAAGgaagatataattaaaaatgaaattcctGTTGACTATAGCAGTCGATTGGATACAAAAGAGAAACCTAGTTCTGATTCAACGAGAAATTCTTCATACGTATCACACGTAGAAATGGGGGCTGTTTTGAAACCCCCATCTTTGATAAAAAATGAGAATCTGGTTCCTGATACATATTCTTTAACTACAAGTGTTGATCCTGTAAGAAAGGTAACTGTATCACCTGAAAGTCTGTCCAGTTCTGAATTAGGATTAAAAACTGAACCAGCAGCCAGTGAAGAACTTGTTTCTAGTATGGACTCTGAAGTAGAATTTGAAGTGTTCAAAAGCGAATGTTTAGCCCATTCCGAGGATTATAGCAGTTTATTATCCCTTGAAAAGTTGGATGAGTCAGGTAACATGTACCCCAGTCAACACGAGATGTCTTCAAATAAAGCTGACAGTGAGAATTATGAGGGCAGCCTGTCTCTCGAAGAATACGACGAACTTGCAGACCTCGTTAGTGACCAGCTTAGTCCACCTCTAACATCAGCCCTTCACAGACCATTGACAGTTAACACACACATAGGTGGCAGTCGTCAAGTTCCTTTAGTCCGACGGAAAATTAATGCTGTGCGGAAACGATATTTTGGCAGCGAAAACAACGTCTCCGATTTGGTTGAGGATGAAAATTCTGTGAGCAACCGATTTGCTCGATATCGCAAAACTTCTCTGAGGGCCTTGAAACGACGAGATGCTGCTAAGCGTCTCTCTTTACACAATGACCCGGAGGCAATACACGCTTCAAGGATTAGGCCAAGCAAAAGTCTGAGCCACATCAGTCAACTCTATTTACGCAGTGAACCTGTATGTAAGTACCCCCGTCCACCTTTCCATGAAATACACCCAGACTGTATATTGTCACCTGGCAATGCGGATAACCTTGAAGAATCTATTCAAGCTGCATCCATTGATAATCTCGAGTCCTGTTTGTCCCAATACGATTCCTTTTGTTCTTTGGTGGAGACGGACATAGACACAGGGGAAACAACTGAGAGACGGTTCAGTTTTGATAGTGAAGCTTTTGAAATTCCTTTCTCTTTTCAGCAATCCTATTTCGGCAAGTCAACGAGTCTAATGGATCTACGCTCAGAACAGCAACAGGTAAGGCGGTCGACCGGCAAAAGCCGGTTTGCTGACCGAAATGTACCAAAATCAAAGAGCATGCAGACACTTGAAACAAatcttgacgatgatgatgatgaagatgacctTCTAGGTGAGTCAAGTTTTAGGCGAGTACCGTCCATTCATGAGCTGAGAGTGTCACGTTCTTTACAAAAATTAAATGTTCCGGCTTGGTACAAGAATTCAAGTGTGTCTCGCAGTGGTAGTTGCATTCTAAACAGAGACAATGACTCCATGAAATCCTTTGATTGGAGATTCAACGCAAGTCTTACTTCATCTCCAGCCAGCAGCATCATTAGCCACCAAGCACCCGTTGTCATAAAAACACGTGTCACACCCAGCTATACTCGTTCATATTCTGCACCTCTGAAGACCCCTAAATTAGTGCTGCCTCCAAAGCCGGCTAATGTTCGACTACCAAGCGATCAATTCAGAAACCAAGAAAAGCCAAAAGGTTTGATGCCAATTCCAATAGTGCCCTTCTTAAAGATCCGGGAAATGTTTGAGAAGAAGAGTCAAGAGAACAACTCCCAACCGACTTTTCCCGCTCCAGTCAGTCCCGTTTCTAAAACTCCTGTGAAAAATTCAAAACCAGAACCACCAAAACGGATAACTCCAGTGAAACCCGATTCAATATCGCAAAGTAAAAAGTCTCCTGTCTCACCTGGATTTTCTCCGGCTCTACGGATCGACGAAGCTATTGAAGAAacgaatgaagaagaagaactcATGGAAGACGCTGTAGATGCTGTCAGTTATAGTTATACCTCGACACAACCTAATGTAACACCTGTCAAATATGAAATTGCAAACGTCAGTGCTCCCGGACCTGTAACGCTTTCTACTGCTCCACCATTGACTAACGGTAATTCAACACATGTTCCAGAAGGCCGTCATGTATACTTCAATAACAGCCCTATAGTTGAGACCTGTGCGGAAGTGTCGAATCATGAAGTCCACGAACAGTACCATACTGTTGACCAGGCAGCACCAATCATCCGTCGACCTGTAGCCCGACGACCAGTTGAAGCAGAcatacaacagcagcaacaacaacaactacaacagcaacaggaTGAGCCATCAGCTAAAGCAACACTGTCAGAATCCAAAGCGCCATCTGAGACCGAGACGACGCAAGACGATTCGGAGAGTAAAGAGAAAAGCCGAAAGGTTGTGAAAGTATCCGAACGAGTTCAAATGTACGACCAGGCATCATCGAGCAAGGAGCCAGAGAAAAATAAGGCAAGCAAAGAAAAAGATTGGAAACCGAAAATATTCAGTTTCCGGGATAATAAAGTTGCTAAGAGCCAACCCAAGCAAACACCCCCACAACCACCGCCTCCAAAAGCCAAGCTCCCAGTGCCGTTCTTCCGAAACAGAAAAG AGACCACAGTATGA